The Aureispira anguillae genome contains a region encoding:
- a CDS encoding CHAT domain-containing protein → MKVLLFLLFFLAFNNWVLSQDGSAAQVFINKANEAIEAGDLPKADLLLLQAAEIYDNTNNWPAYFDCAVTRVENHIQMGEYEKGIQAASNYIEEANRVNYKAISISLLHKNIGKIHYIQDNYKAAFPQLEQAALIRENINPNDPDLARDYYNLGVISRYAERYNRAIEFLDEAVKLQEDENVLARIYTELGSNYKLIGNFRKSLDYQEQAIRILEKEKDDSAMAIALLEKGATLTELKQSGNDLIYLKQALVLFQSPQLLDYTNQVNCCQQIAYAFFKAPETNELQNNLDSAQFYYRKALAIAKKHLPKDNPYSIQVLFNLSSVLADQGKMEQAELLLEQAEAKSSNIYAPKSLEAVASLATRATFYRLQGKYAEALQYEQQQLISLIKNYNQKDIWDLPTLQQATNSLSYDMITDVLASKARCWYLYYKYGTKEVKKLEAALQTIRLFDQVVNRIRADFSSSGSNIAWSDLTLDAYENAIETCIALAKATGDLNYHQQALYFSEKSKGLSLLESFQNTKAQQVSGLSEKDLIKEREMKLDIIDLEQKVFQLTQEENPNLQETIKKLKKQIFLKRETYQDFLKNLEINNPQYYQTKYQLNILNLEQIRSLLKEDQALIEYFVGDSSIYAFKITQTTFELIPLDGQESMLDRVGDLRESIYGYFLSNKERDRQMHSKFAKQYAERAYQMYQKLIEPLGSLPKRLLIVPAGPMCDMPFEPLLTEKVNTPNQYKSHPFLLRKHSISYCYSATLLQEMMNKIHLETEHTYAGFAPSFGKHATSVIRGKRYSLSPLTFNQPEVEKISALLGTGTVFKDRDATEEQFKQIASNYKIIHFATHGMANSDNPDYSLLAFTEIKDEQENEFLYVSDLYNLELNAEMVVLSACETALGKNFRGEGIMSLARGFSYAGAKSIFTTLWSVNDQSTYAIINGYYHFLQKGMDKDEALSLSKLHYIDHANNVMAHPFLWSPYILIGDTTPIAAITKTPNWVLISGGSVLFLLLLGLGNYFFKKKQ, encoded by the coding sequence ATGAAAGTTTTACTCTTCTTATTATTTTTTTTGGCTTTTAATAATTGGGTATTGAGTCAAGATGGCTCAGCCGCCCAAGTATTTATAAATAAAGCAAACGAAGCTATTGAAGCAGGCGATTTACCTAAAGCAGATCTTTTATTGCTACAAGCTGCTGAGATTTATGATAATACCAATAATTGGCCTGCCTATTTTGATTGTGCTGTTACTAGAGTAGAAAATCATATTCAAATGGGAGAATATGAAAAGGGAATACAAGCCGCCTCAAATTATATAGAAGAAGCAAACCGTGTTAACTATAAAGCAATTTCTATTTCTTTGTTGCACAAAAACATTGGTAAAATACACTATATACAAGATAACTATAAGGCGGCATTTCCTCAACTTGAACAAGCAGCTCTTATTCGGGAAAACATCAACCCCAATGATCCTGATTTAGCACGTGACTATTATAATTTGGGCGTTATTAGTCGTTATGCGGAACGCTACAATAGAGCCATTGAATTTTTGGATGAAGCCGTTAAGCTGCAAGAAGATGAAAATGTTCTAGCTCGCATTTATACGGAACTAGGTAGCAACTATAAACTAATTGGAAACTTTAGAAAAAGCTTAGATTACCAAGAACAAGCCATTCGGATTCTTGAAAAGGAAAAAGACGACTCGGCTATGGCCATTGCTTTATTAGAAAAAGGGGCGACACTCACGGAACTAAAACAGAGCGGCAATGATTTGATTTATCTAAAACAAGCTTTGGTTCTTTTTCAAAGCCCTCAACTGCTAGATTATACCAACCAAGTAAATTGTTGCCAGCAAATTGCTTATGCTTTTTTCAAAGCCCCTGAAACGAATGAGCTCCAAAACAACCTAGATTCTGCCCAGTTTTATTACAGAAAAGCGTTAGCCATTGCCAAAAAACACCTCCCTAAAGACAACCCTTATTCAATACAAGTTTTATTTAATCTGAGTTCGGTATTAGCAGACCAAGGAAAAATGGAACAAGCAGAGCTATTGTTGGAACAGGCAGAAGCTAAAAGCTCAAATATCTACGCCCCAAAAAGTTTAGAAGCAGTTGCCAGCCTTGCCACTAGGGCAACATTTTATCGCTTACAAGGTAAATATGCAGAGGCTTTACAATATGAACAACAACAATTAATTAGCCTTATTAAAAACTACAATCAAAAGGACATCTGGGATCTACCTACCCTTCAACAGGCAACCAATAGCCTTAGTTATGATATGATTACGGACGTACTAGCTAGTAAAGCACGCTGTTGGTATTTATATTACAAATATGGAACAAAAGAGGTAAAGAAGTTAGAAGCTGCCCTTCAAACGATTCGTCTATTTGACCAAGTAGTCAATCGGATTCGTGCTGATTTTTCTAGTAGTGGTTCCAATATTGCATGGTCCGACTTGACCCTAGATGCTTACGAAAATGCCATTGAAACTTGTATCGCTCTAGCCAAAGCAACTGGAGATCTAAATTACCACCAACAAGCCCTCTATTTTTCGGAAAAAAGCAAAGGTCTTAGCTTGTTAGAGTCTTTTCAAAACACAAAAGCTCAACAAGTTTCAGGGCTTTCAGAAAAAGACTTGATTAAAGAGCGAGAAATGAAATTGGACATTATTGATTTAGAGCAAAAGGTTTTTCAATTGACTCAAGAAGAAAACCCAAATCTACAGGAGACCATAAAAAAACTTAAGAAACAGATTTTTTTAAAACGAGAAACTTATCAAGATTTTTTAAAAAATCTAGAAATCAATAACCCTCAATATTATCAAACGAAGTATCAACTTAACATTCTTAACCTAGAACAGATTCGTAGTTTACTAAAAGAAGATCAAGCTCTTATTGAATATTTTGTAGGCGATTCTAGTATTTATGCCTTTAAAATCACCCAAACAACCTTTGAACTTATCCCTTTAGATGGTCAAGAAAGCATGCTGGATCGTGTGGGGGATTTACGAGAAAGCATCTACGGTTATTTTTTATCCAACAAAGAGCGAGATCGCCAAATGCATTCTAAATTTGCCAAACAATATGCTGAGAGAGCCTATCAGATGTATCAAAAATTAATTGAGCCATTGGGGTCCTTGCCCAAGCGCCTACTTATTGTTCCTGCTGGTCCTATGTGTGATATGCCTTTTGAGCCATTGCTTACCGAAAAAGTCAATACCCCCAACCAATATAAGTCGCACCCTTTTCTATTAAGAAAACACAGCATTAGCTATTGTTATTCTGCTACGTTGCTCCAAGAGATGATGAACAAAATTCACCTTGAAACAGAGCATACTTATGCAGGGTTTGCGCCCTCCTTTGGAAAACATGCAACAAGTGTCATTCGAGGGAAACGCTATTCGCTATCTCCATTAACCTTTAACCAACCTGAGGTTGAAAAAATCAGTGCGCTATTAGGAACAGGAACAGTCTTTAAAGACCGTGATGCAACTGAGGAGCAATTCAAACAAATTGCATCCAACTACAAAATTATCCATTTTGCGACACATGGCATGGCCAACAGTGATAACCCTGATTACTCCCTATTGGCATTTACAGAAATAAAGGATGAACAAGAAAATGAATTTTTATATGTTAGCGATTTATACAATCTAGAGCTGAATGCAGAGATGGTGGTCTTAAGTGCCTGCGAAACCGCCCTAGGCAAAAATTTTAGAGGAGAAGGAATTATGAGTTTAGCCCGTGGTTTCTCTTATGCTGGTGCAAAAAGCATTTTTACTACCTTATGGAGTGTCAACGACCAGTCTACCTATGCTATTATTAATGGCTATTACCATTTTTTGCAGAAAGGTATGGATAAGGATGAGGCGCTGTCTCTATCCAAGTTACACTATATTGACCATGCCAATAACGTCATGGCGCATCCCTTTTTATGGAGTCCTTATATCTTAATTGGCGACACCACCCCTATTGCCGCTATTACCAAAACGCCCAATTGGGTATTGATCAGCGGTGGTAGTGTCCTCTTTTTGTTATTGTTAGGTTTGGGGAATTATTTTTTTAAGAAAAAGCAATAA
- a CDS encoding zinc-dependent metalloprotease — protein sequence MKKYIVFCWLLSLALVMPLNSHAQKKKKGKKGKQEQVEKLVAKKKTPPKKGAPKPYKEIITKEALTQKGLIITHKVDDKYYFELPLDLLEKEIMVVSRISGYVKNLSFGGAGMKSRPQQVIRWQKVDNKILMRSVSYHSVANEEEPIYKSLKNNNFEPVIHSFPIAAYKKDTSGKMEGIVIEVNPFFTTDVALIGALNDFQRKRFAIAGVDAKRSLITETKSFPSNTEVRHILTYRGKKLPDNYLTQTLSVEMNQSFILLPETLMQSRVYDGRVGYFSIQQTNYSSERQKAQTQRFITKWRLEPKDMEAFKRGELVEPKKQIVYYIDPATPKKWRPYLKQGVNDWQKAFEAAGFKNAIIAKDPPTKEENPDWSPEDVRYSVIRYITTDIPNAQGPHVHDPRTGEILESDILWYHNVMNLLRNWYLIQTAAINPSARNVQFDDAVMGELIRFVAAHEVGHTLGLPHNMGSSVAYPVDSLRSPTFTATHGTAPSIMDYARFNYVAQPGDGVKNLGAKIGEYDIWSIIYGYKPIPEAKNTSDERATLNQWIKEKANDPAYRFGAQQWRIIDPSSQTEDLGDDAVKASSLGIKNLKRILPQLLEWSAEDGKDYSDLKELYGQIFGQLNRYMGHVTSNIGGVYQHTKTYDQKGIIFTHVPKVKQEMAMVFLNKELFQTPKWLIDASILDRIESTGVVNRLLNMQKRTLNNLLDASRLNRLVEADATEGSAKAYTLVDLFMGLKAGIWGELNSGITIDVYRRNLQRAYIEKMGALMKNPKDQSDVKAITRSMLKRLKQDIKNNIGKQNDDISIFHLEDIIERIDVILNPITSAKQG from the coding sequence ATGAAAAAATATATTGTATTTTGTTGGCTGTTATCATTGGCTTTGGTCATGCCATTAAATAGTCATGCGCAAAAAAAGAAAAAGGGAAAGAAGGGAAAACAAGAGCAGGTAGAAAAACTTGTTGCTAAGAAAAAAACGCCCCCTAAAAAAGGGGCTCCTAAACCTTATAAAGAGATTATAACTAAAGAAGCACTTACTCAAAAGGGCTTAATTATCACTCATAAAGTAGATGATAAGTATTACTTTGAGCTTCCTTTAGATCTGTTGGAAAAGGAGATTATGGTTGTTAGCCGAATTTCTGGTTATGTCAAAAATTTGAGCTTTGGTGGTGCAGGAATGAAATCTCGTCCTCAACAAGTAATTCGCTGGCAAAAGGTCGATAACAAGATCTTGATGCGCTCTGTTTCTTACCATAGTGTGGCGAATGAAGAAGAACCTATTTATAAATCTTTGAAAAATAACAATTTTGAACCTGTTATCCATAGTTTTCCGATCGCAGCGTACAAGAAGGATACCTCAGGGAAAATGGAGGGGATTGTTATTGAAGTGAATCCATTTTTTACAACAGATGTTGCGCTGATTGGTGCTTTGAACGATTTTCAGCGCAAAAGATTTGCAATTGCAGGAGTGGATGCCAAGCGTAGTTTGATTACTGAAACGAAGAGTTTTCCTTCGAATACAGAAGTACGCCATATTTTAACCTATAGAGGTAAAAAACTACCCGATAATTATTTAACACAAACCTTGTCGGTAGAGATGAATCAATCCTTTATTTTGCTGCCAGAAACCTTGATGCAATCTCGTGTTTATGATGGTCGAGTAGGATATTTTTCTATTCAGCAAACCAACTATAGCTCTGAAAGACAAAAAGCTCAAACGCAGCGATTTATTACCAAATGGCGTCTAGAACCCAAAGATATGGAGGCGTTTAAACGAGGGGAATTGGTAGAGCCTAAAAAACAAATTGTTTATTATATAGATCCCGCTACTCCTAAAAAATGGCGTCCTTATCTCAAGCAGGGGGTTAACGATTGGCAAAAAGCATTTGAAGCGGCTGGTTTTAAAAATGCAATCATTGCTAAAGATCCTCCAACAAAAGAAGAAAACCCAGATTGGAGCCCTGAAGATGTTCGATATTCTGTTATTCGATACATTACAACTGATATACCGAATGCACAAGGGCCGCATGTACATGATCCTCGCACAGGTGAGATTTTGGAATCCGATATTCTTTGGTATCACAATGTAATGAATTTGCTTCGAAACTGGTATCTGATACAGACCGCTGCCATCAATCCTTCTGCACGAAATGTTCAGTTTGACGATGCTGTAATGGGGGAATTGATTCGTTTTGTTGCAGCGCATGAGGTAGGGCATACCTTGGGGCTTCCGCATAATATGGGGTCTAGTGTGGCTTATCCAGTTGATTCGTTGCGTTCTCCAACCTTTACGGCGACACACGGAACAGCTCCTTCTATTATGGATTATGCTCGGTTTAATTATGTAGCGCAACCAGGCGATGGGGTGAAAAATCTAGGAGCGAAGATTGGTGAATACGATATTTGGTCTATTATTTATGGTTATAAACCAATTCCTGAAGCCAAAAATACAAGCGATGAACGTGCTACCTTAAACCAATGGATCAAAGAAAAAGCAAATGACCCTGCTTATCGTTTTGGGGCACAACAATGGCGTATTATTGATCCTTCTTCTCAAACAGAAGATCTAGGGGATGATGCGGTTAAAGCCAGCTCTTTGGGGATTAAAAACCTAAAACGAATTCTACCTCAGTTGCTAGAATGGTCGGCAGAAGACGGTAAGGATTATAGCGACTTAAAAGAATTGTATGGTCAAATATTTGGGCAACTTAACCGATATATGGGGCATGTTACTTCAAATATTGGTGGTGTTTACCAACATACTAAAACCTATGACCAAAAGGGAATTATTTTTACGCATGTTCCCAAAGTTAAGCAGGAAATGGCAATGGTTTTCTTAAATAAAGAATTGTTTCAAACGCCTAAGTGGTTAATAGATGCTTCTATTTTGGATCGAATAGAATCTACTGGGGTCGTGAATAGGTTGCTGAATATGCAAAAGAGAACACTCAATAATTTGTTAGATGCTAGTCGATTAAATAGATTGGTAGAAGCGGATGCAACAGAAGGTAGTGCCAAGGCTTATACTTTAGTAGATTTGTTTATGGGGCTTAAAGCTGGTATTTGGGGTGAACTAAATAGTGGTATTACCATTGATGTTTATCGTCGTAATTTGCAACGAGCCTATATCGAAAAAATGGGAGCGCTAATGAAAAATCCCAAAGATCAATCGGATGTAAAGGCAATTACACGCAGTATGCTAAAGCGTTTAAAACAAGATATTAAGAACAATATTGGCAAACAAAACGATGATATTTCTATTTTTCACTTAGAGGATATAATAGAACGTATTGATGTGATTTTAAATCCAATAACCAGTGCTAAACAAGGCTAA
- a CDS encoding M3 family oligoendopeptidase, translating into MKFSDFTYERPSINDFKGAFVKQLQVVQEAETFQEQKEAILAINQLRSDFDSMYSLASVRHSIDTTDRFYEGENDFFDDNYPELNEHINDYFRALLVSPFRPELEQTFGKQLFVIAELRLKTFEPAIIEDLKEENKLDSQYRKIKAQAAIQFDGQTYNLSSISPLELSEDRDTRKRASEAKWNFYAENATSIETIYHDMVQIRHKMATELGYKNYIELGYARMLRSDYNAEMVANFRQQIQEHIVPLATQLLERQSKRLGLDHLKYYDEEFKFPSGNPKPKGSPKWMEDQARIMYAQLSTETDEFFKFMSDKELMDLVAKDGKQTGGYCTFLNKFKSPFIFSNFNGTSHDITVLTHEAGHAFQAYSTSNNMELYDYLWPTYEACEIHSMSMEFFTWPWMDLFFKEDTDKFKFSHLAGSILFLPYGVAIDEFQHIVYENPTMTPKERNEVWSKLEKKYLPNRNYAGNKHLEEGRFWQRQSHVFGMPFYYIDYVLAQVCAFQFWKRSLENKEEAWKDYITLCKAGGAKSFLDLVELANLKSPFEEGCLEDVVKPIQAYLDRVDDSQF; encoded by the coding sequence ATGAAATTTAGTGATTTCACCTACGAACGCCCTAGTATTAACGATTTTAAGGGAGCTTTTGTGAAGCAGCTCCAAGTGGTTCAAGAAGCCGAAACGTTTCAAGAGCAGAAAGAAGCAATTTTAGCAATCAATCAACTCAGAAGTGATTTTGATTCAATGTACTCCTTGGCATCTGTTCGCCATTCTATTGATACTACAGATCGTTTTTATGAAGGGGAGAATGATTTTTTTGATGATAACTATCCTGAGTTGAATGAACACATCAATGACTATTTTAGAGCGTTGCTTGTCTCTCCTTTCCGACCTGAGTTAGAGCAAACATTTGGCAAACAATTGTTTGTTATTGCAGAGTTGCGTTTAAAAACATTTGAACCTGCAATTATAGAAGATCTAAAGGAAGAAAATAAATTAGATTCTCAGTACCGAAAAATTAAAGCTCAGGCGGCTATTCAATTTGATGGGCAGACGTATAATTTGTCTTCTATCAGTCCACTAGAATTGTCAGAAGATCGAGATACTCGCAAACGTGCTTCTGAGGCAAAATGGAATTTCTATGCAGAGAATGCAACCTCAATAGAAACGATTTATCACGACATGGTTCAGATTCGCCATAAGATGGCAACAGAATTGGGCTACAAAAATTATATAGAATTGGGCTATGCTCGTATGTTGCGTTCAGATTATAATGCTGAAATGGTAGCCAATTTCCGCCAACAAATCCAAGAACATATTGTGCCACTTGCCACACAATTATTAGAGCGTCAGTCTAAACGCTTGGGACTTGATCATTTAAAGTATTATGATGAAGAGTTTAAGTTTCCATCTGGCAACCCCAAACCTAAAGGTTCGCCAAAATGGATGGAGGATCAGGCTCGTATTATGTATGCTCAATTGTCAACAGAAACAGACGAGTTTTTTAAGTTTATGAGCGACAAAGAATTGATGGATCTAGTGGCAAAAGATGGCAAGCAGACAGGGGGCTATTGTACCTTTCTCAATAAATTTAAGTCTCCTTTTATCTTTTCAAATTTTAATGGGACGAGTCATGATATTACGGTATTAACGCATGAGGCAGGACATGCTTTTCAGGCTTATTCTACCAGTAATAATATGGAACTGTATGACTATTTGTGGCCGACCTATGAAGCTTGCGAAATTCATTCTATGAGCATGGAATTTTTTACTTGGCCTTGGATGGATTTGTTCTTTAAGGAAGATACCGATAAGTTTAAATTTTCGCATTTGGCAGGCTCTATTTTATTTTTACCTTATGGTGTGGCAATTGATGAGTTTCAACACATTGTGTATGAAAATCCAACGATGACACCAAAAGAACGCAATGAGGTTTGGTCAAAATTGGAAAAGAAGTACCTTCCTAATCGAAATTATGCAGGCAATAAACATTTGGAAGAAGGGCGTTTTTGGCAGCGCCAAAGCCATGTGTTTGGAATGCCTTTTTATTATATTGATTATGTATTGGCACAAGTTTGCGCTTTCCAATTTTGGAAGCGTAGCTTAGAAAATAAAGAAGAAGCTTGGAAAGATTATATTACTTTGTGTAAAGCTGGGGGAGCAAAATCATTCTTAGATTTGGTTGAATTAGCAAACCTCAAATCACCTTTTGAAGAGGGTTGTTTGGAAGATGTAGTAAAACCTATTCAAGCGTATTTGGATCGTGTAGATGATTCTCAATTTTAG
- a CDS encoding protein-disulfide reductase DsbD family protein, with product MRIILSTLLLLSLVSFNLLGQDSPVKYTWEAKALGENEYELVFKAKIQDGWYTYSQYLESEDGPIATSINFESNNETKVGKATEKTSKPAYKVSGFDEMFDMNITKYKKNLEIKQKIKVTDPNKKVSGYLEYMTCDDTKCMPPTAVEFEFVPSSIEGAATTDKAEVVPTETPVEQPTETPSDHPAPTVDPNKPVNWVIKFNKISEDEVDLIATATIGEGWYVYSQTLESEDGPIPTTINFEGEAVVEEVSNVESTSVPENKLKMMDEVFDMELTKFKHDLTITQRIKVKDPKTPIIGYLNYMTCDATKCMPPTDVEFNFSFKGGDIPVGESFNPYSEDGVYTPANPTLIETNLNPIGNCNGNGVINKTANVASMGWLTIFLLGFAGGFVALLTPCVFPMIPMTVSLFSKGKKKSKAESIKNALLFGASIIVIYVSLGLVITGVFGADALNQLSTHWLMNLTFFLLFTVFAVSFFGYFEITLPSSWANKADQASMKGGFLGTFFGAFSICLVSFSCTGPIIGTLLVEAVKEGFLAPAIGMLGFSIALALPFALFAAFPSWLQSLPNSGSWMTTMKVILGFIELALGLKFLSTADLTQHWGIMPYELFIGLWGIIFGAMAIYLFGLIRFPHDNPNAKISNPRKGLGVLASLLTVYIFSGFMTNAKGTFVTPSLLSGLAPAVCYSYVKPCDCPATLDECFHDYYEALAYAKKVNKPLLVDFTGYGCVNCRKMEDNVWTKKKVNDIIRNEYVLVSLYVDDREKLDKTLVTPNGKKIRNVGNKWAEFQEVNFVTQSQPYYVLVNTKEEVLNTPVGYTPDEKEYIDFLNCGVKQFKESMK from the coding sequence ATGAGAATTATCCTTTCTACTCTTTTATTATTGAGTTTAGTATCGTTCAATCTTTTGGGACAAGATAGCCCTGTCAAATATACCTGGGAAGCTAAGGCGCTCGGAGAGAATGAATATGAACTTGTATTCAAAGCTAAAATTCAAGACGGATGGTACACTTATTCTCAATATTTGGAGAGTGAGGATGGTCCTATTGCTACTTCTATTAATTTTGAGTCTAATAACGAGACCAAAGTTGGCAAAGCAACTGAAAAAACAAGCAAACCAGCTTACAAAGTATCAGGTTTTGATGAAATGTTTGATATGAATATCACTAAGTACAAAAAAAACTTAGAAATCAAACAAAAGATAAAGGTTACTGATCCTAACAAAAAGGTGTCAGGGTATTTGGAATACATGACTTGTGACGATACGAAGTGTATGCCTCCTACCGCTGTAGAATTTGAGTTTGTTCCTTCTAGTATTGAAGGGGCGGCTACAACGGATAAAGCCGAAGTAGTTCCAACAGAAACGCCTGTAGAGCAGCCTACTGAAACGCCTTCTGATCATCCTGCTCCTACGGTAGATCCTAACAAACCAGTTAATTGGGTTATAAAATTTAATAAAATTTCTGAGGATGAAGTGGATTTAATTGCTACTGCAACCATTGGAGAAGGCTGGTATGTCTACTCTCAGACCTTAGAGAGTGAGGATGGCCCAATTCCAACTACCATTAATTTTGAAGGAGAAGCCGTTGTAGAAGAAGTTTCTAATGTAGAAAGTACTTCTGTGCCTGAGAATAAATTAAAAATGATGGATGAGGTTTTTGATATGGAATTAACCAAATTCAAACATGATCTCACCATCACCCAACGCATAAAAGTAAAAGATCCTAAAACACCTATTATCGGTTATCTGAACTATATGACCTGTGATGCTACGAAATGTATGCCTCCTACCGATGTAGAGTTTAATTTTAGTTTCAAAGGAGGAGATATTCCTGTAGGAGAAAGTTTTAATCCATACTCTGAAGATGGAGTATATACACCTGCTAATCCAACATTGATAGAAACAAATTTAAATCCTATTGGTAATTGTAATGGAAATGGTGTTATCAATAAGACTGCTAATGTAGCAAGTATGGGATGGTTGACAATTTTTTTATTGGGATTTGCTGGTGGTTTTGTTGCTTTATTAACTCCATGTGTATTTCCAATGATTCCCATGACAGTTTCTTTATTCTCTAAAGGAAAAAAGAAAAGCAAAGCAGAAAGTATTAAAAATGCATTGCTTTTTGGAGCATCAATTATTGTAATTTATGTATCTCTAGGTCTAGTAATTACAGGTGTTTTTGGAGCCGATGCTTTAAATCAATTATCGACTCATTGGTTAATGAATCTAACCTTTTTCCTCTTATTTACTGTTTTTGCAGTTTCTTTCTTTGGTTATTTTGAAATAACACTTCCTTCTTCTTGGGCTAATAAGGCAGATCAGGCTTCTATGAAAGGCGGTTTTTTAGGTACCTTCTTTGGCGCATTCTCAATTTGTTTGGTTTCTTTTTCTTGTACAGGACCTATCATTGGGACTTTATTAGTAGAGGCAGTGAAAGAAGGTTTTCTTGCTCCTGCAATTGGAATGCTTGGTTTCTCAATTGCATTGGCTCTGCCTTTTGCACTTTTTGCAGCATTTCCTAGTTGGTTACAATCTCTCCCTAATTCAGGAAGTTGGATGACAACAATGAAAGTTATCTTAGGGTTTATAGAATTAGCATTAGGACTTAAATTTTTATCAACTGCCGATTTAACACAGCATTGGGGAATTATGCCTTATGAATTATTCATTGGTTTATGGGGAATTATCTTTGGAGCAATGGCAATTTATTTATTTGGCTTGATCCGTTTTCCACATGATAACCCTAATGCAAAAATATCTAATCCACGAAAAGGGTTAGGAGTGTTGGCAAGTTTATTAACAGTGTATATTTTTTCTGGGTTTATGACGAATGCTAAAGGGACATTTGTTACTCCATCACTTTTAAGTGGTCTAGCGCCAGCTGTATGCTACTCTTATGTTAAGCCTTGTGATTGTCCTGCAACTTTAGATGAATGTTTCCATGATTATTATGAAGCTTTAGCATATGCTAAGAAAGTAAATAAACCGCTTCTTGTTGATTTTACTGGATATGGCTGTGTTAATTGTCGAAAGATGGAAGATAATGTATGGACAAAGAAAAAGGTTAATGACATTATTCGTAATGAGTATGTTTTGGTTTCATTATATGTAGATGATCGAGAAAAATTAGATAAAACACTGGTTACTCCTAATGGGAAGAAAATCCGTAATGTAGGAAATAAATGGGCAGAATTTCAAGAAGTAAATTTTGTTACTCAATCTCAGCCTTATTATGTTTTAGTTAATACAAAAGAAGAGGTATTGAATACTCCTGTAGGATATACGCCAGATGAGAAAGAATATATTGATTTTCTTAATTGTGGTGTTAAACAATTTAAAGAATCGATGAAATAA
- a CDS encoding protein-disulfide reductase DsbD N-terminal domain-containing protein: MKHLFVILLLAISTFSYGQNNTVSWAFESKKTGKNEYTLYLKATIKDGWYVYSQYLESDDGPVRTEIVLEDEGTISLDGKAVEEGQQIKGYDNLFDMNIIKYKKHLTITQKIHTKGDEKVKGYITFMTCNDEQCLPPTDVPFEIKLK; the protein is encoded by the coding sequence ATGAAACATCTATTTGTTATCCTCTTATTAGCCATTTCTACTTTTAGTTATGGGCAAAATAATACTGTTTCTTGGGCGTTTGAAAGCAAAAAAACGGGCAAAAATGAGTATACTCTTTACCTAAAAGCTACAATAAAGGATGGCTGGTATGTTTATTCTCAATACCTAGAAAGTGATGATGGACCAGTACGAACAGAAATTGTTTTGGAGGATGAAGGCACCATTAGTTTGGATGGGAAAGCAGTAGAAGAGGGACAGCAAATTAAGGGCTATGATAATCTTTTTGATATGAATATTATCAAGTATAAGAAGCATTTGACAATCACACAAAAAATACATACCAAAGGGGATGAAAAAGTGAAGGGGTACATTACTTTTATGACCTGTAATGATGAACAGTGTTTGCCGCCTACAGATGTACCTTTTGAAATCAAACTAAAATAG